A window of the Dyadobacter pollutisoli genome harbors these coding sequences:
- a CDS encoding M14 family zinc carboxypeptidase, with amino-acid sequence MTKFIRYFLLLLLTNQAIAQSITPDEYLGFPLGSKFAFHSQITDYINTLQARNPDRMKITRYGTTNEGRPLMVAFIASPENMSKLNAIRENHLKSIGMLPGKPDASVPPIVWLSYNVHGNESVSANTSMKVVYELLNKNNALTQEFLKNMVIMIDPCINPDGYERYSQWYNRVQNVTPDVTPFALEHDEPWPGGRFNHYLFDLNRDWAWQTQKETQERIVLYNQWMPHFHADFHEMGPARSYYFPPAAKPYNKDVTAWQRQFNELIGEYCRKYFDKNNWAYFTKNDYDLFYPSYGDTWPTANGAIGVTYEQGGGGRAGLALEREDEHDTLTLKNRIDHHYATSLATLEAVLSQKDKVVSEFIKFHQDAINAPIGNFKTYVIKAKGNEERIRSFGSWMEKQGFTYGIAGKSISTKGTELTTVTEQAIKIENNDLLISAYQPKSNLLRILFDPKPVLEDSVTYDVTSWGLAYVFGLKAYGLKEKLVPAAYQPAKIENPIPASSPYAYIANWSEVEDAVFLADLLKNGILVKTSNVPFEMDKISYSAGTLIITKKGNENVAFDKLVTSLATKHHIQLMPVKTGYVSSGPDFGNDNVVAIKAPKIVAVSGDGISPTAFGGVWHFFEQQIKYPVTIVSAARLASLPWNEIDVLILPDGRYGDIINDKHLEALQNWVKNGGKIIAMERATEAFMNKPGFALSKKFSDKKKDADFFKKFGEQQREEASDSSPGSMFQITLDPTHPLAFGCSKEYFTIVRDAYEREYLKDGWNVGYLTEDGYKAGFVGTKMTGKLKNTLIMGVQDLGRGHVVYLMDDPVFRSMLYNGKILFSNAVFR; translated from the coding sequence ATGACCAAATTTATCCGGTACTTCCTGTTACTCCTCTTGACAAACCAGGCCATTGCACAAAGCATCACTCCCGATGAGTACCTCGGGTTTCCGCTAGGTTCCAAATTTGCCTTTCATAGCCAGATCACCGATTACATCAATACGCTGCAAGCCCGGAACCCTGACCGCATGAAAATAACGCGTTACGGGACCACCAATGAAGGAAGACCTTTAATGGTTGCATTTATTGCTTCACCAGAGAATATGAGCAAGCTGAATGCGATCCGGGAAAATCATTTGAAGAGCATAGGTATGCTTCCGGGCAAGCCCGATGCCAGTGTTCCGCCCATTGTATGGCTGAGTTACAATGTTCACGGGAATGAGTCTGTTTCGGCTAATACGAGCATGAAAGTTGTTTACGAGCTGCTCAACAAAAACAATGCACTCACACAGGAGTTTCTGAAAAACATGGTGATCATGATCGATCCCTGCATTAATCCCGACGGATATGAACGCTATTCGCAATGGTACAACCGCGTACAGAATGTAACTCCGGATGTTACCCCATTTGCATTGGAACATGACGAACCCTGGCCAGGTGGCAGGTTTAATCACTATTTGTTTGACCTGAACCGTGACTGGGCCTGGCAAACACAAAAGGAGACGCAGGAAAGGATCGTGCTGTACAACCAATGGATGCCGCATTTTCACGCCGATTTCCACGAAATGGGCCCGGCAAGAAGCTACTACTTCCCTCCCGCCGCTAAACCCTACAATAAGGACGTTACGGCATGGCAGCGTCAGTTCAATGAACTGATCGGAGAGTACTGCCGCAAATATTTCGACAAAAACAACTGGGCCTACTTTACCAAAAATGACTATGACCTGTTTTATCCAAGTTATGGTGATACCTGGCCCACAGCCAACGGTGCCATCGGCGTTACTTACGAGCAGGGCGGCGGCGGCCGCGCCGGACTGGCGCTGGAACGTGAAGATGAGCACGACACATTAACCCTGAAAAACAGGATCGACCATCATTACGCGACGAGCCTTGCTACTTTGGAAGCAGTACTATCTCAAAAAGACAAGGTGGTTTCAGAGTTTATCAAGTTTCATCAGGATGCGATTAATGCGCCGATTGGAAACTTTAAAACTTACGTGATTAAAGCGAAAGGCAATGAAGAGCGTATCCGGTCATTTGGCAGCTGGATGGAGAAACAAGGCTTCACGTATGGTATTGCCGGAAAATCTATTTCAACCAAAGGTACCGAGCTCACAACAGTTACGGAACAGGCGATCAAAATCGAAAACAATGATTTGCTGATCAGCGCTTACCAGCCCAAGTCCAATTTGCTGCGCATTCTGTTTGATCCCAAACCGGTACTGGAAGACTCTGTTACTTACGACGTTACCAGCTGGGGACTTGCCTATGTTTTTGGACTAAAAGCCTATGGTTTGAAAGAGAAACTGGTCCCGGCTGCCTATCAGCCTGCAAAGATCGAAAACCCCATACCGGCCTCCTCGCCTTACGCTTACATTGCCAATTGGTCGGAAGTGGAGGATGCTGTGTTCCTGGCTGATCTTTTGAAAAACGGGATTTTGGTTAAAACCTCCAATGTACCGTTCGAAATGGACAAAATTTCCTACTCGGCTGGGACATTGATTATCACCAAAAAAGGGAATGAGAATGTCGCATTCGATAAGCTGGTAACTTCTCTTGCGACAAAGCATCACATTCAATTGATGCCCGTTAAAACTGGCTACGTGAGTTCAGGGCCCGACTTTGGTAATGACAATGTTGTCGCGATCAAAGCACCGAAAATTGTGGCGGTATCCGGAGACGGCATATCCCCGACGGCTTTTGGCGGCGTGTGGCATTTTTTTGAACAACAAATAAAATACCCGGTAACTATCGTCAGCGCTGCCCGTCTGGCCAGCCTACCCTGGAACGAGATTGACGTCCTGATCTTACCGGACGGCAGATATGGTGACATTATTAATGACAAACACCTGGAAGCATTGCAAAATTGGGTGAAGAATGGTGGCAAGATTATTGCAATGGAACGCGCGACAGAGGCATTTATGAACAAGCCCGGCTTTGCGCTCAGCAAGAAATTTTCAGACAAAAAGAAAGACGCCGACTTTTTCAAGAAATTCGGGGAACAGCAACGCGAAGAAGCCAGCGACTCATCACCGGGAAGTATGTTTCAGATCACCCTGGACCCTACCCATCCTTTGGCATTTGGTTGCAGCAAAGAATATTTCACGATCGTGCGGGATGCGTACGAGCGGGAATATCTCAAAGACGGCTGGAATGTGGGCTACCTGACCGAGGACGGGTACAAGGCAGGTTTTGTTGGAACAAAAATGACCGGAAAGCTAAAAAACACCCTCATCATGGGCGTACAAGACCTGGGACGCGGGCACGTCGTTTACCTCATGGATGATCCCGTTTTCAGGTCGATGCTTTATAATGGGAAGATCTTGTTCAGTAACGCGGTGTTTAGGTAA